The following are encoded in a window of Harmonia axyridis chromosome 7, icHarAxyr1.1, whole genome shotgun sequence genomic DNA:
- the LOC123685325 gene encoding uncharacterized protein LOC123685325, which yields MNKKFLRRREVKEKTKMTVFKTIFRPILTYGCEAWNTTRNMRSKLQAVEMKFLRGVKGFTSSNRRRNEDIRGELGVISLEQFVGQRQLGWWGHLHRMKKERPVRQIWEAKTDAKPRRGRPQHTWENMIEKEITKREKSVREAISITSNRIEWKNFI from the coding sequence ATGAACAAAAAATTCCTAAGAAGAAGAGAAGTCAAAGAGAAGACCAAAATGACAGTGTTCAAAACTATATTCAGACCTATTTTGACCTACGGTTGTGAGGCATGGAACACCACACGAAATATGAGAAGTAAGTTGCAGGCGGTGGAAATGAAGTTCCTGAGAGGAGTGAAGGGATTTACGAGTAGCAATAGAAGGAGAAATGAAGACATAAGAGGAGAACTTGGAGTGATATCACTAGAACAATTCGTGGGACAGAGGCAATTGGGATGGTGGGGACACTTACATCGAATGAAGAAGGAGAGGCCAGTAAGACAAATATGGGAGGCCAAAACAGATGCAAAACCAAGAAGAGGAAGACCACAACACACTTGGGAGAACATGATAGAGAAGGAGATCACAAAGAGGGAAAAAAGTGTCAGAGAGGCCATTTCGATTACTTCAAACAGGATTGAATGGAAGAATTTTATTTAG